In one Asterias amurensis chromosome 9, ASM3211899v1 genomic region, the following are encoded:
- the LOC139941645 gene encoding uncharacterized protein translates to MNSKKKKMIQPRPVPPDLESIRKDLENAPRDDVAFTFFNVASNDADSPSSTESERVVADLDNNSDALKTPVHSAAAESLSSSSATSHSSKKHSADLNKCYSQTLKFIEMNHYLKDSQERLADQCNELQELGKSVSEQVDMLRVQLS, encoded by the exons ATGAAttccaagaagaagaagatgatcCAGCCACGACCGGTGCCACCCGACCTCGAAAGCATCCGAAAAGATCTTGAAAATGCACCTCGGGATGACGTGGCGTTCACGTTTTTCAATGTCGCTTCCAACGATGCGGATTCACCCTCCTCGACGGAGTCTGAACGAGTGGTTGCAG ATTTAGACAACAACAGTGACGCCTTAAAAACCCCAGTCCATTCAGCAGCTGCAGAGTCGTTGTCCTCATCTTCTGCAACCTCTCACTCCTCGAAGAAACACAGCGCCGACCTTAACAAATGCTACAGCCAGACGCTCAAGTTCATCGAGATGAACCACTATTTAAAAGACTCTCAGGAACGATTAGCGGATCAGTGTAATGAACTGCAAGAACTTGGGAAGTCGGTGTCGGAACAAGTGGATATGCTGAGAGTGCAGTTAAGCTGA
- the LOC139941814 gene encoding uncharacterized protein — protein MAHCAGMLLEINLLIFVVGVLVWFCPLYCWCLNLTVLNLQGMQASQVSTYRLKEVDLKAELAIDGDLRTNALQFHCSHTSNEPHAWWKLDLGANHCLGRITLVNRDDCCSYRLSGAIVRAGTETDIFNNAVCGLPLTSDQASIPGAHIQLLCSPPVTARYVSVETANTELTLCEVMVEEYPTEECPQTTTPTTIAGTILSSLFSEGKCIVNPRPLSVVHTKSPMQCFLRCKMFSECLSFEYVMMTTGKCRLYDVKAGDLNTDDELGCLVYAVVRG, from the exons ATGGCTCACTGCGCGGGAATGTTGCTGGAGATAAACCTGTTGATATTTGTCGTTGGAGTCCTCGTGTGGTTTTGCCCGCTCTACTGCTGGTGCCTTAATCTCACAG TTTTGAATCTTCAGGGAATGCAAGCCTCCCAGGTCTCAACTTACCGATTAAAAGAAGTTGATCTCAAAGCAGAACTAGCGATAGATGGTGATCTAAGAACAAATGCATTGCAATTTCATTGCTCTCACACCT CAAACGAGCCGCATGCCTGGTGGAAGCTGGACCTGGGAGCAAACCACTGCCTCGGCCGTATCACCCTTGTCAACAGAGATGATTGCTGTA GTTACCGTCTGTCTGGCGCTATCGTAAGAGCAGGCACGGAGACGGACATTTTCAATAACGCCGTGTGTGGGTTACCACTGACATCAGACCAAGCATCGATCCCTGGGGCACACATACAACTTTTATGTAGCCCGCCTGTGACTGCCCGGTACGTCAGTGTGGAGACCGCCAACACTGAACTAACACTGTGTGAAGTAATGGTTGAAGAGTACCCCACGGAAGAATGTCCTCAAACAACAA CTCCGACGACTATCGCTGGCACGATCTTATCCTCATTGTTTTCCGAAGGGAAATGCATTGTCAACCCACGCCCTCTGTCGGTCGTTCACACGAAGTCACCAATGCAGTGTTTCCTGAGGTGTAAGATGTTTAGCGAGTGTTTGTCTTTTGAGTACGTCATGATGACTACTGGTAAGTGCAGGCTTTATGATGTAAAGGCTGGGGACTTGAACACAGATGATGAGCTAGGCTGCTTGGTGTATGCAGTAGTCCGTGGCTAG
- the LOC139941900 gene encoding gamma-aminobutyric acid type B receptor subunit 2-like has product MANNFSIIISESFVTDPSGALKRIKDKDARIIVSSFVGARVHKIFCNAFDLGMYGPNYVWILTGYVSSSWQSSPEDVHCSSEELRIASEGYFKFGFIMYGLSQDVGRCGKTPEEFRQEISPLVGHNITVDDQSFGALGYDGMWALALAMHEAQDVLHNGLDSYPYGDIDYARIVTNQLRSLDFDGMSGPVRFANGRDRLGKQRLLQNIGGKDVPIGTYDSIADKLVLSVPVDKLWYDNGGKPPPDSDITLTVSFLQATPIGILVGISILASLGLLLDFAFIGFNIIKRKHKQIKMSSPRVNNIIAMGFMLAYLCVILIGIDRSMVGEGALLHVCRMRSWLFVIAFTLSFGGMFTKMWRIYSIVIANKTKRKVIKDRYLFGIIAVLLLVDFAILLPWQIIDPIHIEEIQVPIPQTAEDIANHEQHQLVYVNCTSKNNTIWIMILLIYKSFVVVFGAFLAWSTRNINVPGLNDSYFVGLSIYNTVICCVVAVPLSFLAVSSIGVTFALVSGFLLFCITASLCMLFFPKIIAVYRKNDVTCSTVTGMIGTTATTVPASADKQYGLPSTSANHELKSVSENLN; this is encoded by the exons ATGGCGAATAATTTTTCAATAATCATCTCAGAAAGTTTCGTCACTGACCCTAGTGGGGCTTTGAAACGAATCAAG gACAAAGATGCGAGAATTATCGTATCAAGCTTCGTTGGAGCCAGAGTTCACAAAATATTTTGCAAC GCATTTGATTTGGGTATGTACGGACCGAACTACGTGTGGATATTAACTGGGTACGTTTCGAGCTCTTGGCAGTCAAGTCCAGAAGATGTTCATTGCTCCTCCGAAGAACTCCGAATTGCCAGCGAGGGTTATTTTAAGTTTGGGTTCATCATGTATGGCCTCAGTCAAGATGTCGGTCGATGTGGAAAG ACACCAGAAGAATTTCGTCAGGAAATTTCTCCATTGGTAGGACATAACATAACCGTAGACGATCAAAGCTTTGGCGCTCTTGGCTATGACGGTATGTGGGCATTGGCTTTAGCAATGCATGAAGCCCAAGACGTCTTGCACAACGGTTTAGACTCATACCCGTACGGCGATATCGACTACGCCAGAATAGTCACCAATCAGCTTCGGAGCCTAGACTTCGATGGAATGTCT GGTCCTGTGCGGTTTGCAAACGGTCGTGATCGACTTGGTAAGCAACGTCTACTGCAAAATATTG GTGGCAAAGATGTTCCAATTGGAACATATGACAGCATCGCAGACAAGCTGGTGCTGTCCGTTCCTGTAGACAAGCTGTGGTATGACAACG GAGGAAAACCGCCGCCTGACTCCGACATAACACTGACAGTGTCATTTTTACAAGCCACGCCCATTGGCATCCTGGTTGGCATATCAATTCTGGCTTCTCTAGGATTGCTTCTCGACTTTGCGTTCATCGGATTTAATATTATCAAGCGCAAACACAA acaAATCAAGATGTCAAGCCCAAGGGTGAACAATATAATTGCTATGGGTTTCATGTTAGCCTATCTGTGTGTGATACTTATTGGTATCGACAGGTCGATGGTCGGAGAGGGCGCCCTGCTTCATGTCTGTAGG ATGCGATCGTGGCTCTTTGTTATTGCGTTTACTCTATCATTTGGAGGAATGTTCACCAAGATGTGGCGGATATATAGCATTGTCATCGCTAACAAGACTAAGAGAAAG gtgatTAAGGACCGTTACCTCTTCGGTATCATTGCTGTACTATTGTTGGTGGATTTCGCAATACTCCTGCCTTGGCAGATCATTGACCCTATACACATTGAAGAAATACAAGTTCCAATTCCTCAG ACCGCAGAAGACATAGCCAATCACGAGCAACACCAGTTAGTTTACGTCAACTGTACGTCCAAAAATAACACCATATGGATCATGATCTTACTGATCTACAAGTCGTTTGTCGTCGTGTTTGGAGCATTCCTTGCATGGTCTACACG AAATATCAACGTTCCTGGTCTGAATGACAGTTATTTCGTAGGTCTGTCAATCTACAACACTGTCATCTGCTGTGTCGTTGCTGTGCCGTTATCGTTTCTTGCGGTGTCCTCCATCGGCGTGACCTTTGCCCTCGTTTCCGGTTTCCTGCTTTTCTGCATAACAGCTTCACTCTGTATGTTGTTCTTTCCAAAG ATAATTGCTGTTTATCGCAAGAATGACGTCACTTGTAGCACCGTTACGGGAATGATTGGTACCACGGCTACAACGGTCCCTGCTTCAGCGGATAAACAGTATGGTTTGCCGTCAACCAGCGCAAACCATGAACTCAAAAGTGTGTCAGAGAATCTAAATTAG